The Sulfurimonas sp. HSL3-2 genome segment GGTCTGCTGTTTTTTGGTCTGGAGATCATGAAAAACTCAATAGAGACTCTTGGACAGAACTTTGACCTGGCGGCATATACACACTATCCGATCATTGTATTTGTAGGACTTGGTTTTATCATCACTGCACTTATTCAATCAAGTTCAGCAACGACAGCGATCATACTGAGTGCGTTGTATGCGGGAATACTCAGTTTTGAACAATCCGCTGCCATGGTCATAGGGGCTAATGTCGGGACTACCGTGACAGCACTTCTTGGCGCTATCGGCGGTATTCCGGATAAGAAACGTGTTGCACTTGCACATGTCTTATTTAACTTTATAACAGGTTTTTTTGCTTTTTTACTTCTGCCGTTTCTAAGTACATTTTTGATGAAGTTGTTTCCAACGGATAAAACAACGGCTCTGGCACTGTTTCATACGATCTTCAACCTGTTTGGGATCATCATTTTGATCTATTTTATTCCGCTAATGACGAAGTATCTGCAGCTGATGTTCAAAACAACTGAAAAAATGCCTACAAAATATATCCATCTTGCAGATCCGAAATTTACAGATACGGCCCTTGTAGCTCTTCGTAATGAGATAAACCATCTCTTTCTTAAAACACTTAAGTTTGCTCTTTTGATCGCACATATAAGACCCGATGATGTCATTAATGGAAAATACGATGCCAAAAATACAGTTTTAAACAATCAGAAATTTATAGATTTTGACTATAAAAAAGTCTATGAAAATATAAAAGATATCGAGATAAGAGCCGTTGAGTTTGCAAATGTTTTAAACCAACAAAACCTTACTCCTTTACAGAGTCAAAATATCGATATACTGCTTACATCTACAAGAGAGATAGGATATGCCGCTAAGACACTTAAAGATGTCAAAAACAACATAGACGATCTGTTTGACAACGACAATATCCCTTTACACAATATGTATAATGAGGTAAGGACAAATCTGGCATATGTGATACTGCTCTTTGTCAACTATATGAATGAAAAATGGACAATGGAAAAATCTCTTGCAAAATTCACTACCGCAGATGAAGAGAGTCATCAGATAACCAAAAAAACGACCCAGCTTGTGAGTAAAGATAATGTAAACGAAAAATATATGCTTGCACTTTTAAACGTGAACAGAAACATCAATATATCTATGAAATCATTGCTGGAGGCATCTAAAGCCGTAAATCTACAGTTTGAAATAGAAAAGGAAAACAGCAGCATAGAACAATAATATGCTAAAATCTCAACTATGAATAAGATTAAAAATAAAAAAGCCGTCTGTATTATGAGCGGCGGTATGGACTCGACACTTAGTGCATATATGA includes the following:
- a CDS encoding Na/Pi symporter translates to MVNMVIEVFSGLGMFLFGMFYMEIALKELAGIRFKQWIKNSTSSRAKSLLTGTLATAVLQSSSVVTLMTLSFVSTSLVSLESAIGIIFGSNLGTTVTAWIVATLGFKVKIELFALPMIGLGGFMLILNSSHKRLEAVAKILIGFGLLFFGLEIMKNSIETLGQNFDLAAYTHYPIIVFVGLGFIITALIQSSSATTAIILSALYAGILSFEQSAAMVIGANVGTTVTALLGAIGGIPDKKRVALAHVLFNFITGFFAFLLLPFLSTFLMKLFPTDKTTALALFHTIFNLFGIIILIYFIPLMTKYLQLMFKTTEKMPTKYIHLADPKFTDTALVALRNEINHLFLKTLKFALLIAHIRPDDVINGKYDAKNTVLNNQKFIDFDYKKVYENIKDIEIRAVEFANVLNQQNLTPLQSQNIDILLTSTREIGYAAKTLKDVKNNIDDLFDNDNIPLHNMYNEVRTNLAYVILLFVNYMNEKWTMEKSLAKFTTADEESHQITKKTTQLVSKDNVNEKYMLALLNVNRNINISMKSLLEASKAVNLQFEIEKENSSIEQ